A region from the Enterobacter roggenkampii genome encodes:
- the pglX gene encoding BREX-1 system adenine-specific DNA-methyltransferase PglX: MNTSNIKKYAPVARKQFRDAVMQKLTTLGIEADKKGNLQIAQATDLGDQVRYGQFSLDKALVSRRERLVKRAEKQGYDVLVEHIAYTWFNRFCAIRYMELHGYLDHGFRMLSHPTLQGGFEVLDHVPEVADALELDKARLVEMKLAGDRDEELYRELLLAQCHALHGAMPFLFEAVNDDIELVLPDNLTRTDSILRGLVDIIPEEDWEQVEVIGWLYQFYISEKKDDVIGKVVKSEDIPAATQLFTPNWIVQYLVQNSVGRQWLQTYPDSSLKGKMPYYIEPAEQTPEVRAQLAAITPSSIEPESIKVLDPACGSGHILTEAYNVLKAIYEERGYRTRDIPQLILENNIFGLDIDDRAAQLSGFAMLMLARQDDRRILSPGRGVRLNIVSLQESKLDVAELWTKLNFHQQVQRGSMGDMFAEGAALTNTDSAEYKLLMRTLALFTSAKTLGSLIQVSHEDEAALKAFLDGLYRLVVEGDIQQKEAAAELLPYIQQAWILAQRYDAVVANPPYMGGKGMNGELKEFAKKQFPDSKSDLFAMFMQHAFSLLKENGFNAQVNMQSWMFLSSYEALRSWLLDNKTFITMAHLGARAFGQISGEVVQTTAWVINNSRTDSYQPVFFRLIEGSEEQKQNALLARKNCFDNTKQNDFRIIPGAPLAYWASESSRKSFSKFSLLGHELKARQGLATTDNNRFVRFWFEVSFGNIGFNMASREEAINSSKRWFPMDKGGDYRKWYGNNIYIVDWELDGERIKDSINSKYPYLNGNPDFVAKNAGEYFKPGVTWSKVTSGNFSSRFSPAGSIFSDAGMKVVCDHEKALFVQGLLSSKVFAHLLSCLSETLNFEAGNISRIPLCIAPDATDIWRECISLSRKDWDSTQISYDFMCHQLIQGGNASLLKDVYDRIEENWLSCSERMRYLEQENNNLFAAAYSLSSEIDNNVSLDEITLFCNAAYRYGNDLSIEEKSELIKGETISDLLSYAIGCMMGRYSLDREGLVYAHEGNKGFSDLAEDGVYKSFPADEDGILPLMDSDWFGDDVTARIKEFVRTVWGEEHQQENLDFIAESLCLYAIKPKKGESSLDTIRRYLSTQFWKDHMKMYKKRPIYWLFSSGKEKAFECLVYLHRYNEGTLSRMRTEYVVPLLARYQGNIDLVNDQLKSAESGAATTRLKKELDGLTKKFNELRSFDDRLRHYADRRITIDLDDGVKVNYGKFGDLLADVKAITGSAPEEI; this comes from the coding sequence ATGAATACGTCAAATATCAAAAAATACGCCCCGGTGGCACGTAAACAATTCCGCGATGCGGTCATGCAAAAACTGACCACGCTGGGTATTGAGGCCGATAAAAAGGGCAACCTGCAAATTGCGCAAGCAACCGATCTTGGCGACCAGGTGCGTTATGGTCAGTTCTCGCTGGATAAAGCACTGGTGTCACGCCGTGAGCGTCTGGTCAAGCGTGCAGAAAAGCAGGGCTACGACGTGCTGGTGGAGCACATCGCTTACACCTGGTTTAACCGCTTTTGCGCTATTCGCTATATGGAGCTGCATGGCTATCTTGATCACGGTTTCCGTATGCTGTCTCACCCGACGCTGCAAGGCGGTTTTGAGGTTCTGGATCATGTGCCGGAAGTGGCTGATGCTCTGGAGCTGGACAAAGCACGCCTGGTGGAGATGAAGCTGGCGGGCGATCGTGACGAAGAACTGTACCGCGAACTGCTGCTGGCCCAGTGCCATGCATTGCACGGTGCAATGCCTTTCCTGTTCGAAGCGGTCAATGATGATATCGAACTGGTACTGCCGGATAACCTGACTCGCACCGACTCCATTCTGCGTGGGCTGGTAGATATTATTCCTGAGGAGGACTGGGAACAGGTCGAAGTGATTGGCTGGCTGTATCAGTTTTATATTTCCGAGAAAAAAGATGATGTGATCGGCAAGGTGGTGAAGAGCGAAGATATTCCCGCCGCCACTCAGCTGTTTACCCCGAACTGGATTGTGCAGTACCTGGTGCAGAACTCGGTGGGTCGCCAGTGGCTGCAAACCTACCCGGACTCGAGCCTGAAAGGCAAAATGCCGTACTACATTGAGCCAGCAGAGCAAACGCCGGAAGTGCGGGCACAGTTGGCAGCTATCACCCCATCCAGCATTGAGCCTGAAAGCATTAAAGTGCTGGATCCGGCCTGCGGCTCCGGGCATATCCTGACTGAAGCCTATAACGTACTGAAGGCCATTTACGAAGAGCGCGGCTATCGTACCCGTGATATTCCGCAGCTGATTCTGGAAAACAATATCTTCGGCCTCGATATCGACGACCGTGCCGCACAGCTGTCTGGTTTTGCAATGCTGATGCTGGCCCGCCAGGACGATCGCCGCATTCTGAGTCCAGGCCGTGGCGTTCGCCTGAATATCGTTTCCCTGCAGGAAAGTAAGCTGGATGTCGCTGAGCTCTGGACCAAGCTGAACTTCCATCAACAGGTGCAGCGCGGCAGCATGGGAGATATGTTTGCAGAAGGGGCGGCACTGACCAATACCGACAGCGCGGAATATAAGCTGCTGATGCGAACGCTGGCATTGTTTACCAGCGCAAAAACGTTGGGATCGCTGATTCAGGTTTCACATGAAGATGAAGCGGCGCTGAAAGCGTTTCTGGATGGGCTGTATCGTCTGGTGGTTGAAGGTGATATTCAGCAGAAGGAAGCAGCGGCGGAGCTGCTCCCGTATATCCAGCAGGCGTGGATCTTGGCACAGCGCTATGACGCTGTGGTGGCAAACCCTCCATATATGGGCGGGAAAGGGATGAATGGCGAGCTGAAAGAGTTTGCTAAAAAACAATTCCCGGACAGCAAGTCAGATTTGTTTGCGATGTTTATGCAGCATGCGTTTTCTTTGCTCAAAGAGAATGGTTTTAATGCGCAAGTGAATATGCAGTCGTGGATGTTCCTGTCGAGCTATGAAGCGCTTCGTAGCTGGCTGTTGGATAATAAAACCTTTATTACGATGGCGCATTTGGGGGCGAGAGCCTTTGGGCAAATTTCGGGAGAGGTAGTTCAGACAACTGCATGGGTGATTAATAATTCTCGTACAGATAGTTACCAACCTGTATTTTTTCGTTTAATTGAAGGCAGTGAAGAGCAAAAACAAAACGCTTTGCTTGCACGAAAAAACTGTTTTGACAATACTAAGCAGAATGACTTCAGAATAATTCCTGGCGCGCCGTTAGCTTATTGGGCAAGCGAAAGTTCGCGTAAGTCTTTTTCAAAATTTTCACTTTTAGGCCATGAGTTAAAAGCGAGACAAGGTCTTGCAACCACCGATAACAATCGTTTTGTTAGATTCTGGTTTGAAGTATCCTTCGGAAATATTGGTTTTAATATGGCTTCACGCGAAGAGGCCATTAACTCTAGCAAACGCTGGTTCCCTATGGATAAAGGTGGCGACTATCGGAAATGGTATGGGAATAATATATACATAGTCGATTGGGAGCTTGATGGAGAAAGAATAAAAGACAGTATTAACTCTAAATACCCTTATCTTAATGGAAATCCAGATTTTGTAGCTAAAAATGCTGGTGAATATTTTAAGCCTGGGGTGACCTGGAGCAAAGTCACATCGGGGAACTTTTCATCAAGATTTTCACCTGCTGGGAGTATTTTTAGCGATGCAGGGATGAAAGTTGTTTGCGATCACGAAAAAGCACTTTTTGTACAGGGTTTATTGAGTTCAAAAGTATTCGCTCATCTTTTATCATGCCTCAGCGAAACTTTAAATTTTGAAGCTGGTAATATTTCTAGAATTCCACTATGTATAGCGCCTGACGCTACAGACATATGGCGTGAATGTATTTCTTTATCGAGGAAAGACTGGGACTCAACTCAAATATCTTACGATTTCATGTGCCATCAATTAATACAAGGTGGCAATGCATCCCTACTTAAAGATGTATATGATAGAATCGAAGAAAACTGGTTGTCCTGTAGTGAGAGAATGAGATATCTCGAACAAGAAAATAATAATTTATTTGCAGCGGCGTATAGCCTCTCTTCTGAAATTGATAATAACGTCTCTCTTGATGAAATAACATTATTCTGTAATGCTGCCTATCGATATGGTAATGACCTTTCGATTGAAGAAAAATCTGAATTAATTAAAGGCGAGACTATATCTGATCTTCTCTCATATGCAATAGGTTGCATGATGGGTCGCTACTCCCTCGATCGTGAAGGTCTGGTCTACGCCCACGAAGGCAACAAAGGCTTTTCTGACCTTGCAGAAGACGGTGTCTACAAAAGCTTCCCTGCCGATGAAGACGGCATCTTGCCGTTAATGGATTCTGACTGGTTCGGCGACGATGTAACCGCCCGTATCAAAGAATTTGTCCGTACCGTCTGGGGGGAAGAACACCAGCAGGAAAACCTCGACTTTATCGCCGAAAGTCTCTGTTTGTACGCGATAAAGCCGAAAAAAGGCGAATCTTCACTTGATACTATCCGCCGCTATCTTTCCACGCAGTTCTGGAAAGATCATATGAAAATGTACAAAAAACGCCCGATTTACTGGCTGTTCAGCTCTGGTAAAGAGAAAGCATTTGAGTGCCTGGTGTATCTGCACCGTTATAATGAAGGCACATTGTCGCGTATGCGTACCGAATACGTAGTTCCGCTGCTGGCGCGCTACCAGGGCAATATCGACCTGGTAAACGATCAGCTTAAGAGTGCTGAATCGGGAGCTGCTACCACGCGTCTGAAAAAAGAACTGGATGGGCTGACCAAGAAATTCAACGAGCTGCGTAGCTTCGATGACCGCTTGCGTCACTATGCTGATAGACGTATCACTATTGATCTGGATGACGGCGTTAAGGTTAACTACGGCAAGTTTGGCGATCTGCTGGCGGATGTAAAAGCCATTACCGGTAGCGCACCTGAGGAGATTTGA
- a CDS encoding AAA family ATPase encodes MKIAAIYTQSVGPLGNAEISFKNNWTGAVEENVLLTGPNGCGKSTLLRTIAMLWGAFGFWLEQSKPLPSSHESRKWLERWNGVAIVIDDFTSTTPSRLGLFFGSDEWSEELIESYKDVEWIGESRAGRKLTLRIFEDAWFQKWGHYYQKMVITTERVSSPNVIYLDAEARRWLAPKKNISSLAQDDLSQRWLATYTPTSDWKGQLEASLFNMKATLPELYPEMMKTLNQFFSGKVIEEEIQPGQRQQVKLANGETHTLDELSSGEHQVLIMLFMVQRWLQPGGVVLIDEPDLHLHPSLVSPLLATLENIIQKKQGQLILTSHATDVWQRYETLGLRYPLSVEKDDEQ; translated from the coding sequence ATGAAAATAGCGGCGATTTATACGCAGAGTGTTGGCCCATTGGGCAATGCGGAAATTAGCTTTAAAAACAACTGGACGGGAGCGGTAGAGGAAAACGTTCTCCTTACCGGCCCGAACGGCTGCGGTAAATCGACGCTGCTTCGCACTATTGCGATGCTTTGGGGGGCTTTTGGGTTCTGGCTAGAGCAATCCAAGCCGCTTCCATCATCTCACGAATCCCGGAAATGGTTAGAACGATGGAACGGTGTCGCGATTGTTATAGATGACTTCACATCAACAACGCCATCTCGCTTGGGGCTATTTTTTGGCTCTGATGAATGGTCTGAGGAATTAATTGAATCCTATAAAGATGTTGAGTGGATTGGTGAAAGTCGTGCTGGGCGTAAATTGACGCTAAGGATTTTTGAAGATGCCTGGTTCCAGAAATGGGGTCACTACTACCAAAAAATGGTGATCACCACTGAGAGAGTTTCATCCCCTAATGTCATTTATCTGGATGCTGAGGCACGCAGATGGCTTGCGCCTAAAAAGAATATTTCCTCACTTGCACAGGATGATCTTAGCCAGCGCTGGCTGGCAACCTATACCCCTACCTCCGACTGGAAAGGGCAGCTTGAAGCTTCGCTGTTCAATATGAAAGCGACGCTCCCTGAGCTGTATCCAGAGATGATGAAAACGCTGAATCAGTTCTTCTCAGGAAAAGTCATTGAAGAAGAGATTCAGCCAGGGCAGCGTCAGCAGGTCAAACTTGCTAACGGTGAAACTCATACGTTGGATGAACTGAGTTCTGGTGAACATCAGGTCTTGATCATGCTCTTTATGGTTCAACGCTGGCTTCAGCCCGGCGGTGTCGTTTTAATCGACGAGCCGGACCTGCATCTGCACCCTTCGCTGGTTTCCCCCCTGCTTGCGACTCTGGAAAACATTATCCAGAAAAAGCAGGGGCAGCTTATTTTGACTTCCCATGCGACCGACGTCTGGCAGCGCTACGAAACGTTGGGGCTGCGTTATCCTCTTTCTGTTGAAAAGGATGATGAGCAATGA